One Brachyspira suanatina DNA segment encodes these proteins:
- a CDS encoding methyl-accepting chemotaxis protein, with amino-acid sequence MKKNIKLLLKLIIPYSLFIIITSAIIFVLFTRAYKSDYLDQISINIDKIGYYIERDIENVNLVLNMLDSYAVADLTPYEMGLSMSNVYNKRQEFFDILYGSTVPFSEGGLFLSVTHQYPTNYDQTSRIWYKSALSTNGIYITDPYIDFNTQKLLITFSKAVYTNGRLKGVIGIDFSSVSNVRTEGNIDKNNIFLITSDGLYIKHSNPDYVLKEGVTIFNTDKTFEGAEEYVNNISSPIKIKNNNWYSIRQIPNTKMALAVKGSLDDYKSIFKKTFFIFLSILIFLLIMGLFLTTIVLLPLSKYLDMAITAIDNMADGNFSYRIDKSILSKGNRAGDLARAIDKMEANIGKLIFKIKKAIEDINAVGVEISQSSEKLLERAYIQAVHLEKLDEALKDIGTAINLSSISVATSKDSMEKMENTTQTGVDTINEIESNMNEIQASSKKIFEITKSIESIALQTNILALNAAVEAARAGEQGRGFAVVASEIRKLATTVSQATKDITVIVENAVTKIDNGSISVSRTSKTLDHIAKSSVETSSILLEISASSNEEIERINNINNDIGVINEIMIKNEELSKQASEASAKTSKMAEDIVKELSFFKFGHGK; translated from the coding sequence ATGAAAAAAAATATTAAGCTTTTATTAAAATTGATAATTCCATATTCTTTATTTATTATAATAACATCTGCTATTATATTTGTTTTGTTTACAAGAGCATATAAATCTGATTATTTAGATCAGATATCAATAAATATAGATAAGATAGGATATTATATAGAAAGAGATATTGAGAATGTAAATTTGGTATTAAATATGCTTGATTCTTATGCCGTAGCTGATTTAACTCCTTATGAAATGGGTTTATCTATGAGTAATGTTTATAATAAAAGACAGGAATTTTTTGATATACTCTATGGTTCTACAGTTCCATTTTCAGAAGGCGGATTATTTTTGAGCGTAACACATCAATATCCTACCAATTATGATCAAACTTCAAGAATATGGTATAAGTCTGCTTTAAGCACTAATGGAATATATATTACAGATCCTTATATAGATTTTAATACACAAAAACTTTTAATCACTTTTTCAAAGGCTGTTTATACTAATGGAAGATTGAAAGGTGTTATAGGTATAGATTTTTCAAGTGTAAGTAATGTAAGGACAGAAGGCAATATAGATAAAAATAATATATTCCTTATTACATCTGATGGTCTTTATATTAAGCATAGCAATCCTGATTATGTGCTAAAAGAAGGAGTTACTATATTTAATACTGATAAAACATTTGAAGGTGCTGAAGAGTATGTTAATAATATATCTTCGCCTATTAAAATAAAAAATAATAATTGGTATTCTATTCGTCAAATACCTAATACTAAGATGGCTTTAGCTGTTAAAGGAAGTTTAGACGATTATAAATCTATTTTTAAGAAAACATTTTTTATATTTTTATCAATACTGATATTTTTATTAATTATGGGATTATTTTTAACAACTATTGTTCTTCTTCCTCTTTCAAAATATTTGGATATGGCAATTACTGCTATTGATAATATGGCAGATGGTAATTTCTCATATAGAATAGATAAATCCATATTATCAAAAGGCAATAGGGCAGGTGATTTGGCACGTGCTATAGATAAAATGGAAGCAAATATTGGAAAATTGATATTTAAAATTAAAAAAGCAATAGAAGATATTAATGCAGTAGGTGTAGAAATATCACAATCAAGTGAGAAGCTGCTTGAAAGAGCTTATATACAAGCAGTTCATCTTGAAAAGCTTGATGAGGCTCTAAAGGATATAGGAACAGCAATTAATTTATCATCAATAAGTGTTGCCACCTCTAAAGATTCTATGGAAAAGATGGAGAATACAACTCAAACAGGTGTTGATACTATAAATGAAATAGAAAGTAATATGAATGAAATACAGGCTTCAAGTAAAAAGATATTCGAGATAACAAAGTCTATAGAGTCGATAGCATTGCAAACTAATATACTAGCTCTTAATGCCGCAGTAGAAGCAGCAAGGGCAGGAGAGCAGGGCAGAGGTTTTGCTGTTGTTGCAAGCGAAATAAGAAAATTGGCTACTACTGTTTCACAGGCTACAAAAGACATTACTGTTATAGTTGAAAATGCTGTAACTAAAATAGATAATGGAAGTATTTCAGTTTCAAGAACTTCTAAAACTTTAGATCATATAGCAAAAAGTTCTGTTGAAACTTCATCTATACTTTTGGAGATATCAGCTTCTTCAAATGAAGAGATAGAGCGTATAAATAATATTAATAATGATATAGGTGTTATTAATGAAATAATGATCAAAAATGAAGAGCTTTCAAAACAAGCCTCTGAAGCTAGTGCTAAAACTTCAAAAATGGCTGAAGATATAGTGAAAGAATTGTCATTCTTTAAATTTGGTCATGGTAAGTAA
- a CDS encoding LysM peptidoglycan-binding domain-containing protein gives MKNIFKYASIIGCTFASLNFAADYIDYKVKNGDTLFGIAFAHDMSASEFLKINNIKDPDKYNLKVGEVLKVKEKGYTLVYDTDNKVFGLKGEEGNSYKDYKVQNGDTLFGIAFAHGMTANEFLAINNIKDANKYNLRVGQTLKVANNQKESNSPSNNIINNSNNNDNNTESYDTYKVQSGDTLYGIAFSHGMTASEFLKINNIDDPDKYKLYVGKTMYVKSSKENNLNTNNEKDTGKEIEYYTVKSGDTLYGIAFQNDISVNDFLKINNIDDPLKYKLRTGEKLKIYARANASNAQSKTIKTYKVKNGDTLGEIALKNSMSLKDLLQLNNLKNNYVLKVGDTLKIYDNINITSSSKSTEYRTLENYKVKSGDTLSEIALARGMDLVELYSINNINDKYILKVGDTLKVYANPKKTTTLVISNYKVQSGDSLYSIAKKHKMDLRDLMQLNNIKNANEYKLYVGANLKVKTAKMVPYSFNDDSILPESSFIWPYKGIIISGYGVASDKLANRGVNILGDVGDKVVASDDGIVEYADNIRGFGTVIILKHKNGYNTSYAHLSKINVKLGDIVKKGDYIGDIGDTGMIDRSELYFKISYQGRAVDPVKLLPKS, from the coding sequence ATGAAAAATATTTTTAAATATGCTTCCATTATAGGATGCACTTTTGCCTCGCTTAATTTCGCGGCTGATTATATAGATTATAAAGTAAAAAACGGAGATACTTTATTTGGAATAGCATTCGCTCATGATATGAGTGCAAGCGAATTCTTAAAAATTAATAATATAAAAGACCCGGATAAATATAATCTTAAAGTAGGAGAAGTTTTAAAAGTAAAAGAGAAAGGCTATACTCTTGTATATGACACTGATAATAAAGTTTTCGGCTTGAAAGGAGAAGAAGGAAACTCATATAAAGATTATAAAGTACAAAACGGTGATACTTTATTTGGTATAGCATTCGCTCATGGAATGACTGCTAATGAATTTCTAGCTATAAATAATATTAAAGATGCCAATAAATATAATCTTAGAGTGGGACAAACTCTTAAAGTGGCAAATAATCAAAAAGAAAGTAATTCGCCTTCAAATAATATAATAAATAACAGCAATAATAATGATAATAATACAGAAAGTTATGATACTTATAAAGTACAAAGCGGTGATACTTTATACGGAATAGCTTTCTCTCATGGCATGACAGCAAGCGAATTTTTGAAAATCAATAATATAGATGATCCTGATAAATATAAACTATATGTAGGTAAAACTATGTATGTTAAATCATCTAAAGAAAATAATTTAAATACTAATAATGAAAAAGATACAGGAAAAGAAATAGAATATTATACTGTAAAAAGCGGAGACACTTTATACGGTATAGCATTTCAAAATGATATTAGTGTAAACGATTTTCTAAAAATTAATAATATAGATGATCCTCTAAAATACAAATTAAGAACAGGCGAAAAATTAAAAATATATGCAAGAGCAAATGCCTCTAACGCACAAAGTAAAACTATAAAAACATATAAAGTAAAAAATGGAGATACACTTGGAGAGATAGCATTAAAGAATTCTATGTCTTTAAAAGATTTGCTTCAGTTAAATAATCTCAAAAATAATTATGTACTTAAAGTTGGAGATACTTTAAAAATATATGATAATATTAATATAACAAGTTCTTCAAAATCAACAGAATACAGAACTTTAGAAAATTATAAAGTTAAAAGCGGAGATACTTTAAGCGAAATAGCTTTGGCAAGAGGAATGGATTTAGTAGAATTATATTCTATAAATAATATAAATGATAAATATATTTTGAAGGTTGGAGATACTCTTAAAGTATATGCTAATCCTAAAAAAACAACCACTTTAGTAATATCAAATTATAAAGTACAAAGCGGTGATAGTTTATATTCAATAGCTAAAAAGCATAAAATGGATTTAAGAGATTTAATGCAGCTTAATAATATAAAAAATGCCAATGAATATAAATTATATGTTGGTGCAAATCTAAAAGTAAAAACAGCTAAAATGGTTCCATATTCTTTTAATGATGATTCTATATTGCCTGAAAGTTCTTTTATATGGCCTTATAAAGGTATAATAATTTCAGGATATGGGGTAGCTTCTGACAAACTCGCAAACAGAGGCGTTAATATATTAGGAGATGTTGGAGATAAAGTTGTAGCTTCCGACGACGGAATAGTAGAATATGCTGATAATATAAGAGGATTCGGTACTGTTATAATACTTAAACATAAAAACGGATATAATACTTCTTATGCTCATCTTTCTAAGATAAATGTTAAGCTTGGAGATATAGTAAAAAAAGGAGATTATATAGGAGATATAGGTGATACAGGTATGATAGACAGAAGCGAATTATACTTTAAAATTTCTTATCAGGGAAGAGCAGTAGACCCTGTTAAACTTCTTCCTAAAAGTTAA
- a CDS encoding acylphosphatase, translated as MFKVDIILKGRVQGVGFRYYAKQVADEMKIGGKVWNNYDGSVEVIGYLQTKNDIDEFVEKIKIGPQMSSVKEVTVTVTPSDPLVDEVFEIAN; from the coding sequence ATGTTTAAAGTAGATATTATATTAAAAGGAAGAGTTCAAGGCGTAGGCTTCAGATACTATGCTAAACAGGTGGCCGATGAAATGAAAATCGGCGGAAAAGTATGGAATAACTATGACGGTTCTGTAGAAGTGATAGGATATTTACAAACTAAAAATGATATTGATGAGTTTGTAGAAAAAATAAAGATAGGACCTCAAATGTCAAGCGTTAAAGAGGTAACTGTTACGGTTACACCTTCAGATCCTCTTGTAGATGAAGTTTTTGAAATAGCAAATTAA
- a CDS encoding class I SAM-dependent methyltransferase, whose product MYNIEITIKNIDLKFNSNDKLFSPKNIDIGTLSMIDEVNFENENKILDLGCGYGFVGILAAKIIGEDKVVMCDIDSEAVKISKHNAILNNVENINILQSDGLRNIIDNDFSMILSNPPYHTDFSVAKHFIESGFYKLALNGKFIMVTKRLDWYKNKLSSVFGGVKVKEKNGYYIFISEKRNIIDSNKLKKKLKKENKEIIKNMKSQKIRKNHK is encoded by the coding sequence ATGTATAATATAGAAATTACAATAAAAAATATTGATTTAAAATTTAATTCGAATGATAAACTATTTTCGCCTAAAAATATAGATATTGGTACATTATCTATGATTGATGAAGTGAATTTTGAAAATGAAAATAAAATTTTAGATTTAGGATGCGGATACGGTTTTGTGGGCATATTAGCAGCAAAAATAATAGGTGAAGATAAAGTAGTTATGTGCGATATAGATTCTGAAGCTGTAAAAATATCAAAGCATAATGCTATTCTAAATAATGTGGAAAATATTAATATTCTTCAAAGTGATGGATTAAGAAATATAATTGATAATGATTTTTCTATGATACTTTCAAATCCTCCTTATCATACAGATTTTTCTGTGGCAAAACATTTTATAGAATCAGGATTTTATAAATTAGCATTGAATGGTAAATTCATTATGGTAACTAAAAGGCTTGATTGGTATAAAAATAAACTTTCATCTGTATTTGGAGGAGTAAAAGTAAAAGAAAAAAATGGATATTATATTTTTATATCTGAAAAGAGAAATATTATTGACTCAAATAAATTAAAGAAGAAATTAAAAAAAGAAAATAAAGAGATTATTAAAAATATGAAATCTCAAAAAATTAGAAAAAATCATAAATGA
- a CDS encoding phosphatase PAP2 family protein — translation MENEQNNINDNNSKNRKKIRKKIKKILKKRRKQKRINYINNLPLIRFMSNIDNKLFLKIFKDNRKGPVKTFMKFMSRMGDGYIWMTIYLIFYMFRIDYAALYFSRAVTGIFICIFLFLYIKSFFSRTRPYKKHQKIPIMYPPDKHSFPSGHTMVAFSVSFSMGSYSLYSALLFYPIASLIAFSRVYVGLHYPFDVIFGIIFGTIIGLLSNVLFFYITGLPIIGHL, via the coding sequence ATGGAAAACGAACAAAATAACATTAATGATAATAACTCTAAGAATCGTAAAAAAATTAGAAAAAAAATCAAAAAAATTCTAAAAAAACGAAGAAAACAAAAAAGGATTAATTATATAAATAATCTTCCATTGATAAGATTTATGTCAAATATAGACAACAAATTATTTTTAAAAATATTTAAAGACAATAGAAAAGGTCCTGTAAAAACTTTCATGAAATTTATGAGCAGAATGGGTGATGGATATATATGGATGACAATATATTTGATATTCTATATGTTTAGAATAGATTATGCTGCTTTATATTTTTCAAGAGCCGTAACAGGAATTTTTATATGTATATTTTTATTCTTATATATAAAAAGCTTCTTCAGCAGAACGAGGCCTTATAAAAAACATCAAAAAATACCTATAATGTATCCTCCTGACAAACATTCATTCCCTTCAGGACATACAATGGTAGCTTTTTCAGTATCATTTTCTATGGGAAGCTATAGTTTATATTCTGCTTTACTGTTCTATCCTATAGCATCACTTATAGCATTCAGCCGAGTATATGTAGGACTGCATTATCCTTTCGATGTGATATTTGGTATAATTTTTGGTACTATAATAGGACTTTTATCAAATGTATTATTTTTCTATATAACAGGTCTTCCTATAATAGGTCATTTATGA